The following are encoded in a window of Gopherus flavomarginatus isolate rGopFla2 chromosome 10, rGopFla2.mat.asm, whole genome shotgun sequence genomic DNA:
- the TFCP2L1 gene encoding transcription factor CP2-like protein 1 isoform X2, with translation MKKPLPISTKSILRVVFHDRRLQYTEHQQLEGWRWSRPGDRILDIDIPLSVGILDPRTSPTQLNTVEFLWDPSKRASAFIQVHCISTEFTPRKHGGEKGVPFRIQIDTFKQNENGEYTEHLHSASCQIKVFKPKGADRKQKTDREKMEKKTAQEKEKYQPSYDTTILTECSPWPDLPYQVNNAPSPSYNSSPNSFSLGDGNSSPTHQVELLPPSNDHLLPSASIQDVQQWLHHNRFSPFCRLFSSFSGADLLKMSKEDFVQICGPADGIRLFNAIKGRNVRPKMTIYVCQEPEQNRSHLHQKRENGDGNLCVYHAVFLEELTTLELIEKIANLYSISPQQINRIYRQGPTGIHVLVSNEMVQNFQDESCFVISTLKAESNDGYHIILK, from the exons AGCATCCTTCGGGTGGTTTTCCATGATCGGCGTCTGCAATACACAGAACACCAGCAGCTGGAGGGCTGGAGATGGAGTCGGCCTGGGGACCGCATCCTTGATATAG ATATCCCACTGTCAGTCGGTATCTTGGATCCCAGGACCAGCCCGACCCAGCTAAACACTGTTGAATTTCTGTGGGATCCATCCAAAAGAGCATCTGCATTCATTCAG GTACATTGTATCAGCACAGAATTTACACCAAGGAAACATGGTGGAGAGAAAGGGGTGCCCTTCAGGATACAAATCGACACATTTAAACAGAATGAGAATGGCGAATATACCGAACACTTGCATTCTGCAAGCTGCCAGATCAAAGTGTTCAAG CCTAAGGGAGCTGACAGAAAGCAGAAAACGGACAGAGAGAAAATGGAGAAGAAGACTGCCCAAGAGAAGGAGAAATACCAGCCCTCCTATGATACGACCATTCTCACAGAG TGTTCTCCATGGCCAGATTTGCCTTATCAAGTGAACAATGCTCCGTCTCCAAGCTACAACAGTTCTCCAAACAGCTTCAGCCTTGGAGATGG CAACAGTTCTCCAACCCACCAAGTggagctcctgcctcccagcaaCGAT CACCTCCTTCCCTCTGCTTCCATTCAAGATGTCCAGCAGTGGCTTCATCATAATAGGTTTTCTCCATTCTGTAGACTCTTCTCAAGTTTCTCGG GTGCTGACTTACTGAAGATGTCCAAAGAAGATTTTGTTCAGATCTGTGGGCCTGCTGATGGAATTCGGCTCTTCAATGCAATCAAAGGAAG AAACGTAAGGCCTAAAATGACAATTTATGTCTGTCAAGAACCAGAGCAGAACAGGTCTCATCTGCACCAAAAACGAGAGAATGGAGATGGTAATCTGTGTG TATATCATGCAGTCTTCTTGGAAGAGCTGACAACCCTGGAATTAATTGAGAAGATTGCAAACTTGTATAGCATTTCCCCACAGCAGATAAATCGGATCTATCGACAAGGACCTACAGGGATCCATGTATTAGTGAGCAATGAG ATGGTGCAAAACTTCCAGGATGAGTCTTGTTTTGTTATCAGCACATTAAAAG CTGAAAGCAATGATGGCTACCACATCATTTTAAAATGA